The following are encoded together in the Pseudomonas xantholysinigenes genome:
- the fabD gene encoding ACP S-malonyltransferase: MSASLAFVFPGQGSQSLGMLKELGAEKPVIVETFKEASEALGYDLWQLVQEGPEEQLNQTDKTQPAILTASIALWRLWLEEGGAQPAYVSGHSLGEYSALVAAGSLTLKDAVRLVERRGQLMQEAVPAGHGAMAAILGLDDAVVVEICAKAAEDEVVSAVNFNSPGQVVIAGNKAAVDRAMELCKEAGAKRALPLAVSVPSHCALMKPAAERFAESVNAIEWKAPQIPVVQNVTAAIAADLDALKQDLLAQLYQPVRWVECVQALAARGAVNLVECGPGKVLAGLNKRCADGVTTYNLNTPDAVAATRAALA; this comes from the coding sequence ATGTCTGCATCCCTCGCATTCGTCTTTCCTGGTCAAGGCTCCCAGTCGCTGGGCATGCTCAAAGAGCTCGGCGCCGAAAAGCCGGTAATCGTCGAGACCTTCAAGGAAGCTTCCGAGGCACTGGGCTACGACCTGTGGCAACTGGTCCAGGAAGGCCCGGAAGAACAACTCAACCAAACCGACAAGACCCAGCCGGCCATCCTCACTGCCTCGATCGCCTTGTGGCGCCTGTGGCTGGAAGAGGGTGGCGCGCAGCCTGCGTACGTCTCCGGTCACAGCCTGGGTGAATACAGCGCCCTGGTCGCCGCTGGCAGCCTGACGCTGAAAGACGCCGTGCGCCTGGTCGAGCGCCGCGGTCAGCTGATGCAGGAAGCCGTGCCGGCCGGTCACGGCGCCATGGCCGCGATCCTCGGCCTGGACGACGCGGTCGTGGTCGAAATCTGTGCCAAGGCTGCCGAAGACGAAGTGGTCAGCGCGGTGAACTTCAACTCGCCAGGCCAAGTGGTGATCGCCGGTAACAAGGCGGCGGTGGATCGCGCCATGGAACTGTGCAAGGAGGCAGGTGCCAAGCGTGCCCTGCCGCTGGCGGTCAGCGTGCCGTCGCACTGCGCGCTGATGAAGCCGGCCGCCGAGCGTTTCGCCGAGTCGGTCAATGCCATCGAATGGAAGGCTCCGCAGATCCCGGTCGTGCAGAACGTCACCGCCGCCATCGCCGCCGACCTCGACGCCCTCAAGCAGGACCTGCTGGCGCAGCTGTACCAGCCGGTACGCTGGGTTGAGTGCGTGCAGGCCCTGGCCGCGCGCGGCGCGGTCAACCTGGTCGAGTGCGGCCCGGGCAAGGTTCTGGCCGGCCTGAACAAGCGTTGCGCCGACGGCGTGACCACCTACAACCTCAACACCCCAGACGCCGTCGCCGCCACCCGCGCGGCGCTGGCCTGA
- the fabG gene encoding 3-oxoacyl-ACP reductase FabG: MSLQGKVALVTGASRGIGQAIALELGRQGAIVIGTATSASGAERIAATLKEHGIQGTGMELNVTSAESVDKVLGAIGEQFGAPAILVNNAGITRDNLMLRMKDDEWFDVIDTNLNSLYRLSKGVLRGMTKARWGRIISIGSVVGAMGNAGQANYAAAKAGLEGFSRALAREVGSRGITVNSVTPGFIDTDMTRELPEAQREALQKEIPLGRLGQAEEIAKVVSFLASDGAAYVTGATVPVNGGMYM, encoded by the coding sequence ATGAGCCTGCAAGGTAAAGTTGCACTGGTCACCGGCGCCAGCCGTGGTATCGGCCAGGCCATCGCCCTCGAGCTGGGCCGCCAAGGCGCCATCGTCATCGGCACCGCCACCTCTGCCTCGGGCGCCGAGCGTATCGCCGCGACCCTGAAGGAGCACGGTATCCAGGGCACCGGCATGGAGCTGAACGTGACCAGCGCCGAGTCCGTCGACAAGGTGCTGGGCGCCATTGGCGAGCAATTCGGCGCGCCGGCCATCCTGGTCAACAACGCTGGCATCACCCGCGACAACCTGATGCTGCGAATGAAAGACGACGAGTGGTTCGATGTGATCGACACCAACCTCAACAGCCTGTACCGCCTGTCCAAGGGCGTGCTGCGTGGCATGACCAAGGCGCGCTGGGGTCGTATCATCAGCATCGGCTCGGTGGTGGGCGCCATGGGTAACGCCGGCCAGGCCAACTACGCCGCCGCCAAGGCCGGCCTGGAAGGCTTCAGCCGTGCCCTGGCTCGTGAAGTGGGTTCGCGTGGCATCACCGTCAACTCGGTGACCCCGGGCTTCATTGACACCGACATGACTCGTGAGCTGCCAGAAGCGCAGCGCGAGGCACTGCAGAAAGAGATTCCGCTGGGCCGCCTGGGCCAGGCCGAGGAGATCGCCAAGGTGGTTTCCTTCCTGGCGTCCGACGGCGCAGCCTACGTCACTGGTGCTACTGTGCCGGTGAACGGCGGGATGTACATGTAA
- the acpP gene encoding acyl carrier protein, which produces MSTIEERVKKIVAEQLGVKEEEVKNESSFVDDLGADSLDTVELVMALEEEFETEIPDEEAEKITTVQAAIDYVNSHQA; this is translated from the coding sequence ATGAGCACCATCGAAGAACGCGTCAAGAAAATCGTCGCCGAGCAACTGGGCGTCAAGGAAGAGGAAGTCAAGAACGAATCTTCCTTCGTCGATGACCTGGGTGCCGACTCGCTTGACACCGTTGAGCTGGTGATGGCTCTGGAAGAGGAATTCGAGACCGAAATCCCTGACGAAGAAGCCGAGAAGATCACTACCGTTCAAGCCGCTATCGACTACGTCAACAGCCACCAGGCCTAA
- the fabF gene encoding beta-ketoacyl-ACP synthase II: MSRRRVVVTGMGMLSPLGTDVPSTWQGILAGRSGIGPIEHTDLSAYSTRFGGSVKGFEVEQYLSAKEARKLDLFIQYGLAAGFQAVRNAGLEITDANRERIGVAMGSGIGGLTNIEETSKTLHEQGPRRISPFFVPGSIINMISGFLSIHLGLQGPNYAIATACTTGTHCIGMAARNIAYGEADVMIAGGAEMAACGLGMGGFGASRALSTRNDEPARASRPWDKGRDGFVLSDGAGALVLEELEHAKARGATIYAELIGFGMSGDAYHMTSPPDSGEGAARCMANALRDAGIAPADVSYINAHGTSTPAGDVAEVAAIKRVFGEHAYKLAVSSTKSMTGHLLGAAGAVEAIFSVLAINSQMAPPTINLDEPDEGCDLDFVPHQARSMPIDVVLSNSFGFGGTNGSLVFRRFAD; the protein is encoded by the coding sequence GTGTCGCGTAGACGCGTCGTGGTCACTGGTATGGGTATGCTGTCGCCACTGGGTACCGATGTACCGAGCACCTGGCAGGGCATTCTGGCTGGCCGCAGTGGCATCGGTCCGATCGAGCATACGGATCTGTCTGCCTACTCCACCCGTTTTGGCGGCTCGGTGAAAGGCTTCGAAGTCGAGCAGTACCTGTCGGCCAAAGAGGCCCGCAAGCTCGACCTGTTCATCCAGTACGGCCTGGCGGCTGGTTTCCAGGCAGTGCGTAATGCCGGCCTGGAGATCACCGACGCCAATCGCGAGCGCATCGGCGTGGCCATGGGTTCGGGCATCGGCGGCCTGACCAACATCGAAGAGACCAGCAAGACCCTGCATGAGCAGGGGCCGCGCCGCATCTCGCCGTTCTTCGTGCCGGGCTCGATCATCAACATGATCTCGGGCTTCCTGTCGATCCACCTAGGTCTGCAGGGGCCGAACTACGCGATTGCCACTGCTTGCACCACCGGTACCCACTGCATTGGCATGGCCGCGCGCAACATCGCCTACGGCGAAGCCGATGTGATGATCGCCGGCGGTGCTGAAATGGCGGCCTGTGGCCTGGGCATGGGCGGCTTTGGTGCCTCCCGCGCGCTGTCCACCCGCAATGACGAGCCGGCCCGGGCCAGCCGTCCATGGGACAAAGGCCGCGACGGCTTCGTGCTGTCCGATGGCGCCGGTGCCCTGGTGCTCGAAGAGCTCGAGCACGCCAAGGCGCGTGGCGCGACCATCTACGCCGAGCTGATCGGCTTTGGCATGAGTGGCGATGCCTACCACATGACCTCGCCGCCCGACTCCGGTGAAGGCGCTGCCCGCTGTATGGCCAACGCCCTGCGCGATGCCGGTATCGCGCCTGCGGATGTCAGCTATATCAATGCCCACGGCACCTCCACACCGGCCGGCGATGTCGCTGAGGTGGCTGCGATCAAGCGCGTATTTGGCGAGCACGCCTACAAGCTGGCCGTCAGCTCGACCAAGTCGATGACCGGCCACCTGCTCGGCGCCGCCGGCGCGGTGGAAGCGATCTTCAGCGTCCTGGCGATCAACAGCCAGATGGCGCCGCCAACCATCAACCTGGATGAACCGGACGAAGGCTGCGACCTGGACTTCGTGCCGCACCAGGCGCGCAGCATGCCGATCGATGTGGTGCTGTCCAACTCCTTCGGCTTTGGTGGCACCAACGGCTCGCTGGTATTCCGCCGGTTCGCCGACTGA
- the pabC gene encoding aminodeoxychorismate lyase, producing the protein MLSWIDGQDAAAVNLQNRGLAYGDGLFETIAVRGGRPSLLALHLDRLALGCQRLAIEADLTLVRNELLQFAQLLGDGVAKLILTRGDSQRGYAPVAGAQARRILQGSPLPAYPVANAEQGVRLFACQTRLAEQPLLAGLKHLNRLEQVLARAEWQDSTFAEGLMRDGQGRVIEGVYSNLFLVRDNVLLTADLSRCGVAGVMRAALLEQAALLGIPVQVRDLPFEMLEQADEVFVCNSVYGIWPVREIAALNWPAGPLTRKLQAVARTLLDT; encoded by the coding sequence ATGCTCAGTTGGATCGACGGCCAGGACGCGGCTGCAGTCAACCTGCAGAACCGTGGCCTGGCCTACGGCGACGGTCTGTTCGAGACCATTGCCGTGCGCGGCGGCAGGCCCAGCCTGCTCGCCCTGCACCTCGATCGTTTGGCGCTGGGGTGCCAGCGCCTGGCGATCGAGGCTGATCTGACGCTGGTTCGCAATGAACTGTTGCAATTCGCCCAGCTACTGGGTGATGGCGTCGCCAAGTTGATCCTGACCCGTGGCGACAGCCAGCGCGGCTATGCTCCGGTCGCGGGTGCTCAGGCGCGGCGCATTCTCCAGGGCAGCCCCTTGCCCGCTTATCCCGTTGCAAACGCAGAGCAAGGTGTACGCCTGTTTGCCTGCCAGACACGGCTGGCGGAACAACCGCTGCTGGCCGGGCTCAAACACCTCAACCGCCTCGAGCAGGTGTTGGCCCGGGCCGAATGGCAGGACAGCACGTTTGCCGAAGGCTTGATGCGTGACGGCCAAGGACGGGTGATCGAAGGGGTGTACAGCAACCTGTTCCTGGTGCGCGATAACGTGCTGCTGACTGCCGACCTGAGCCGTTGCGGCGTGGCCGGGGTGATGCGCGCGGCATTGCTGGAGCAGGCCGCGCTGCTGGGCATCCCCGTGCAGGTACGGGACTTGCCGTTCGAGATGCTGGAGCAGGCCGACGAGGTGTTTGTCTGCAACAGCGTCTACGGCATCTGGCCTGTGCGCGAAATCGCCGCGCTGAACTGGCCGGCGGGACCACTCACCCGTAAACTGCAGGCCGTTGCCCGTACGTTACTGGATACCTGA
- the mltG gene encoding endolytic transglycosylase MltG — protein MRRKFLLLLEMSLIIAGLALGWAAWKVNAVLEQPLQVAQERLLDVPSGTTPNRMFYRMQSEGLLDDPLWLRLYWRFNMAGTPLHTGEYRVTPGMTVGQLFDAWKRGDVVQYNLTLVEGWTFRQVRAAVAKHEKLKHTIEGLSDTEVMDKLGHTGVFPEGRFFPDTYRFVRGMSDVELLQQAYMRLDEVLAKEWAERSTDLPYRDPYQALIMASLVEKETGIPQERGQIAGVFVRRMRLGMMLQTDPTVIYGMGERYNGKITRADLREPTPYNTYTMTGLPPTPIAMVGREAIHAALNPSDGSSLYFVARGDGSHVFSDDLDDHNSAVREFQLKRRADYRSSPAPQAQPGTPETDAAPAPEGETVAPTDQSAPADVPAPDATKERS, from the coding sequence GTGAGACGCAAATTCCTGCTGCTGCTGGAAATGAGCTTGATCATCGCCGGCCTGGCACTGGGCTGGGCCGCCTGGAAGGTCAACGCGGTCCTGGAGCAGCCCCTGCAAGTGGCGCAGGAGCGCCTGCTCGACGTGCCCAGCGGCACGACGCCCAACCGCATGTTCTACCGTATGCAGAGCGAAGGCCTGCTCGATGATCCACTGTGGCTGCGTCTTTACTGGCGCTTCAACATGGCCGGTACACCGCTGCATACCGGCGAGTATCGCGTGACCCCGGGCATGACCGTGGGGCAATTGTTCGATGCCTGGAAGCGTGGCGACGTGGTGCAGTACAACCTGACCCTGGTCGAGGGCTGGACCTTCCGCCAGGTGCGTGCCGCAGTCGCCAAGCATGAAAAGCTCAAGCACACCATCGAGGGGCTGTCCGACACCGAGGTGATGGACAAGCTCGGCCACACCGGCGTGTTCCCCGAAGGCCGCTTCTTCCCCGACACCTATCGTTTCGTGCGGGGCATGAGCGATGTCGAACTGTTGCAACAGGCCTATATGCGCCTGGATGAAGTCTTGGCCAAGGAGTGGGCCGAGCGCAGCACCGACCTGCCGTATCGCGACCCGTACCAGGCGCTGATCATGGCTTCTCTGGTAGAGAAGGAGACCGGTATCCCCCAGGAGCGCGGACAGATCGCCGGTGTGTTCGTGCGACGCATGCGCCTGGGCATGATGCTGCAGACCGACCCGACCGTGATCTATGGCATGGGCGAGCGCTACAACGGCAAGATCACCCGCGCCGACCTGCGCGAACCGACGCCCTATAACACCTACACCATGACCGGCCTGCCGCCGACACCGATCGCCATGGTCGGCCGCGAGGCGATCCATGCCGCGCTGAACCCCAGCGATGGCTCGAGCCTGTACTTCGTCGCCCGCGGCGATGGCAGCCATGTGTTCTCCGACGATCTGGACGATCACAACAGCGCCGTGCGTGAGTTTCAGCTCAAGCGCCGCGCGGACTATCGCTCCAGCCCCGCGCCACAGGCCCAGCCTGGCACGCCAGAAACCGACGCCGCGCCAGCGCCTGAGGGCGAAACGGTGGCGCCCACCGATCAATCCGCGCCGGCCGACGTGCCCGCGCCAGACGCTACTAAGGAACGCTCGTGA
- the tmk gene encoding dTMP kinase, which produces MSGLFITLEGPEGAGKSTNREYLAARLREQGIDVVMTREPGGTPLAERIRELLLAPSEEVMAVDTELLLMFAARAQHLAEVIRPALSRGAVVLCDRFTDATYAYQGGGRGLPVERIGILESFVQGELRPDLTLVFDLPVEVGLARAAARGRLDRFEQEGQAFFEAVRQAYLQRAAQQPQRYSLLDAAQPLEAVQRAIDSLLPSILERCRG; this is translated from the coding sequence GTGAGCGGTTTGTTTATCACCCTGGAAGGCCCCGAAGGCGCGGGCAAGAGCACCAACCGCGAGTATCTGGCGGCGCGCCTGCGCGAGCAGGGCATCGACGTGGTGATGACCCGCGAGCCGGGCGGCACGCCGCTGGCCGAGCGTATTCGCGAGCTGTTGCTGGCACCGAGCGAAGAGGTCATGGCGGTCGATACCGAGCTGCTGCTGATGTTCGCCGCCCGCGCCCAGCACCTGGCCGAGGTGATCCGCCCAGCCCTGTCCCGTGGTGCGGTGGTGCTGTGCGACCGTTTCACCGATGCGACCTACGCCTACCAGGGCGGGGGGCGCGGGTTGCCGGTGGAGCGTATCGGCATTCTCGAATCGTTCGTCCAGGGTGAACTGCGCCCCGACCTGACCTTGGTGTTCGACCTGCCGGTGGAAGTCGGTCTGGCCCGTGCCGCGGCCCGTGGCCGCCTTGACCGTTTCGAGCAGGAGGGCCAGGCCTTCTTCGAGGCGGTGCGCCAGGCCTACCTGCAGCGCGCGGCCCAGCAGCCGCAACGCTACAGCCTGCTCGATGCGGCGCAGCCGCTGGAGGCGGTGCAGCGTGCCATCGATAGCCTGCTGCCTAGTATCCTGGAGCGTTGCCGTGGCTGA
- a CDS encoding DNA polymerase III subunit delta', producing the protein MAEAYPWQQALWQQLAGRAQHAHAYLLHGPQGIGKRALAERLMARLLCQQPNGLDACGQCKSCLLLKAGSHPDNFILEPEEADKPIKIDQVRELVSFVVQTAQQGGRKVVLIEPVEAMNINASNALLKSLEEPSGDTVLLLVSHQPSRLLPTIKSRCQQVACPQPSLAQSRAWLAAALGDSDEEAREELLSLAAGSPLMALSLQAQGVREQRALVTDGVKKLLKQQQSPSQLAEAWNGVPLLLLFDWFCDWAHLILRYQLTQDEEGLGLADMRKVVQYLAQKSRQAKVLELQAWILEQRQKVLGKANLNRVLLLEALLAHWVQLPGQR; encoded by the coding sequence GTGGCTGAGGCCTATCCCTGGCAGCAGGCGCTTTGGCAACAACTTGCCGGGCGTGCCCAGCACGCCCACGCCTACCTGCTGCACGGGCCGCAGGGTATCGGCAAGCGCGCCCTGGCCGAGCGCCTGATGGCGCGCCTGCTGTGCCAGCAGCCCAATGGCCTGGACGCCTGTGGGCAGTGCAAATCGTGCTTGTTGCTCAAAGCCGGTAGCCATCCGGATAACTTCATCCTCGAGCCTGAAGAGGCCGACAAACCGATCAAGATCGATCAGGTCCGCGAACTGGTTTCGTTCGTGGTGCAGACCGCCCAGCAGGGCGGGCGCAAGGTGGTGCTGATCGAGCCGGTCGAGGCGATGAACATCAACGCCTCCAACGCCCTGCTCAAGAGCCTCGAGGAGCCTTCGGGCGACACCGTGCTGCTGCTGGTCAGCCACCAGCCCAGTCGCCTGTTGCCAACCATCAAGAGCCGCTGCCAGCAGGTGGCCTGCCCACAGCCGAGCCTGGCGCAGAGCCGCGCCTGGCTGGCTGCTGCGCTTGGGGACAGCGACGAGGAGGCTCGCGAGGAGTTGCTGAGCCTGGCCGCTGGTTCGCCGCTGATGGCGCTCAGCCTGCAGGCCCAGGGCGTGCGCGAGCAGCGCGCGCTGGTCACCGACGGGGTGAAGAAGTTGCTCAAGCAGCAGCAATCGCCGAGCCAGTTGGCCGAAGCGTGGAACGGCGTGCCCTTGCTGCTGCTGTTCGACTGGTTCTGCGATTGGGCGCACTTGATCCTGCGCTACCAGTTGACCCAGGACGAAGAAGGGTTAGGCTTGGCCGACATGCGCAAGGTCGTGCAGTACCTGGCGCAGAAGAGCCGCCAGGCCAAGGTGCTGGAGCTCCAGGCATGGATCCTCGAGCAGCGCCAGAAGGTGCTGGGCAAGGCCAACCTCAACCGTGTGCTGCTGCTCGAAGCCTTGCTCGCCCATTGGGTGCAGCTGCCGGGCCAGCGTTGA
- a CDS encoding TatD family hydrolase, translated as MLVDSHCHLDRLDLSAHQGSLDAALEAARARGVGHFLCIGVSADNAGAVKALSERYADVDCSVGVHPLDLAPGETPALEWLLRELAHPHVVAIGETGLDYHYEPEAAELQQASFRLHLEASRQTGKPVVVHTRAARADTLALLREASLPQAGVLHCFTEDWDMAKAALDLGYYISLSGIVTFRNAEALREVARQVPVDRLLVETDSPYLAPIPHRGKPNLPEYVRDVAEYVASLRGVSYAQLAAQTTSNFKRLFPLARVA; from the coding sequence ATGCTCGTAGATTCCCATTGCCACCTCGATCGTCTTGATCTCAGTGCCCACCAGGGCTCCCTCGATGCCGCCCTGGAGGCCGCGCGCGCGCGTGGCGTGGGTCACTTCCTGTGCATTGGCGTGAGCGCCGACAACGCTGGCGCGGTCAAGGCGCTGAGCGAACGATACGCCGACGTCGACTGTTCGGTGGGGGTGCATCCGCTGGACCTGGCGCCTGGGGAAACCCCGGCGCTGGAATGGTTGCTGCGTGAGCTGGCGCATCCGCATGTGGTGGCCATTGGCGAGACGGGCCTGGACTATCACTACGAGCCGGAGGCCGCCGAGCTGCAGCAGGCTTCGTTCCGCCTGCACCTGGAGGCCTCGCGCCAGACCGGCAAGCCGGTGGTGGTGCACACCCGCGCCGCCCGCGCCGACACCCTGGCACTATTGCGTGAAGCCAGCCTGCCCCAGGCCGGCGTGTTGCACTGCTTCACCGAGGACTGGGACATGGCCAAGGCGGCGCTGGACCTGGGCTATTACATTTCGCTGTCCGGCATCGTCACCTTCCGCAACGCCGAGGCCTTGCGCGAAGTGGCGCGCCAGGTACCGGTCGACCGCCTGCTGGTGGAAACCGATTCACCGTACCTGGCGCCTATCCCGCACCGAGGCAAGCCGAACCTGCCGGAATATGTGCGGGATGTGGCCGAGTATGTGGCGTCGTTGCGTGGCGTGAGCTACGCACAACTGGCCGCGCAGACGACCAGCAACTTCAAGCGATTGTTCCCGCTGGCAAGGGTAGCCTGA
- a CDS encoding aminotransferase class V-fold PLP-dependent enzyme, producing the protein MSVFHDEFEQAPGLCYLNHAAIAPWPRRASDAVARFARTNQRLGASEYPAWLATERRLRERLARLVNAPSSGDIALVGNTSQALSLVAFGLDWQPGDQVIISDEEFPSNRVVWQALADQQVQVTEVSLAGADPEAALLAACGPNARLLAVSAVQYASGLRLDLARLGAACRARDLLFCVDAIQQVGALPFDVQAIACDFAMADGHKWMLGPEGLGLFYCRSELRQQLKLHAYGWHMLEHLGDFDRRAWQPARSARRFECGSPNMLGACALEASLSLLEEVGMPVVAEQLALRVGQLHAGLAAIPGIRLHSPADPARRAGIVSFSLDGHANTDIYRTLSNSGVICAQRGLGVRFSPHFYTDQQLIDETLRQVRQIAMR; encoded by the coding sequence ATGTCTGTGTTTCACGATGAGTTCGAGCAAGCCCCCGGCCTGTGTTACCTAAACCACGCCGCCATCGCGCCCTGGCCGCGACGGGCCAGCGACGCGGTCGCGCGCTTCGCCCGGACCAACCAGCGCCTGGGAGCCAGTGAGTATCCTGCCTGGCTGGCTACTGAGCGGCGCCTGCGCGAACGCCTGGCGCGGCTGGTCAATGCCCCCAGCAGCGGCGATATCGCCCTGGTGGGCAATACCTCGCAGGCGCTGTCACTGGTGGCCTTCGGCCTCGACTGGCAGCCTGGCGACCAAGTGATCATCAGCGACGAAGAGTTTCCATCCAACCGCGTGGTCTGGCAGGCATTGGCTGACCAGCAGGTGCAAGTCACCGAGGTCAGCCTTGCTGGTGCAGACCCAGAAGCCGCGCTACTGGCCGCCTGCGGCCCAAACGCCCGACTGCTGGCAGTGAGCGCCGTGCAGTATGCCAGTGGCTTGCGCCTGGACCTTGCCCGCCTCGGCGCCGCCTGCCGCGCGCGCGACCTGTTGTTCTGCGTCGACGCCATCCAGCAAGTCGGTGCCCTGCCCTTCGATGTGCAAGCCATTGCCTGCGATTTCGCCATGGCCGATGGCCACAAATGGATGCTCGGCCCGGAAGGCCTGGGGTTGTTCTACTGCCGCAGCGAACTACGCCAACAATTGAAACTGCACGCCTATGGCTGGCATATGCTGGAACACCTCGGCGATTTCGACAGACGCGCCTGGCAACCGGCACGCAGCGCGCGGCGCTTTGAATGCGGTAGCCCGAACATGCTGGGGGCTTGTGCGTTGGAGGCCAGCCTGTCGCTGCTGGAAGAGGTCGGCATGCCAGTGGTCGCCGAGCAGCTGGCCCTGCGGGTCGGCCAGTTGCATGCAGGCCTCGCGGCTATCCCCGGCATCCGCTTGCACAGCCCAGCCGATCCCGCGCGTCGGGCCGGTATTGTCAGCTTTAGCCTAGATGGCCATGCCAACACCGACATTTATCGAACCCTGAGCAACAGCGGTGTGATCTGCGCCCAGCGTGGCCTTGGTGTACGTTTTTCCCCACATTTCTATACCGATCAGCAGCTGATCGACGAAACACTGCGCCAGGTTAGGCAAATTGCCATGCGCTGA
- a CDS encoding TetR/AcrR family transcriptional regulator: protein MQKEPRKVREFRRREQEILDTALKLFLEQGEDSVTVEMIADAVGIGKGTIYKHFKSKAEIYLRLMLDYERDLNELLHSADVDRDKEALSRAYFEFRMRDPQRYRLFDRLEEKVVKGNQVPEMVEQLHSIRASNFDRLTQLIKGRISEGKLEDVPPYFHYCAAWALVHGAVALYHSPFWSNVLEDQEGFFQFLMDIGVRMGNKRKRDPEPAN from the coding sequence ATGCAGAAAGAACCTCGTAAGGTCCGTGAGTTTCGTCGTCGCGAGCAAGAAATCCTCGACACGGCGCTCAAGCTGTTTCTCGAACAAGGTGAAGACAGCGTCACCGTCGAGATGATCGCCGACGCCGTGGGCATCGGCAAAGGCACGATCTACAAGCATTTCAAGTCCAAGGCGGAAATCTACCTGCGCTTGATGCTCGACTATGAACGCGACCTGAACGAGCTGTTGCATTCGGCGGACGTCGATCGCGACAAGGAAGCCTTGTCGCGTGCCTACTTCGAGTTCCGCATGCGTGATCCTCAGCGCTACCGGTTGTTCGACCGCCTGGAAGAAAAGGTGGTCAAGGGCAATCAGGTGCCGGAAATGGTCGAGCAGTTGCACAGCATCCGCGCCTCCAACTTCGACCGCCTCACGCAGTTGATCAAGGGCCGGATCAGCGAAGGCAAGCTCGAGGATGTGCCACCGTACTTCCATTACTGCGCGGCCTGGGCTCTGGTGCATGGCGCGGTGGCGCTGTACCACTCGCCGTTCTGGAGCAATGTACTGGAGGACCAGGAGGGCTTCTTCCAGTTCCTGATGGATATCGGTGTGCGCATGGGCAACAAGCGCAAGCGCGATCCGGAGCCTGCCAACTGA
- a CDS encoding GTP 3',8-cyclase MoaA encodes MIVDRQGRRFRNLRVSLTAACNYACTYCVPDGKRLVAAQDELSADALARGVAYLVEAAGIERLRITGGEPLVSPRLEAFLAAVGKLGLEDISLTSNGQLLSRKLPLLRDAGIRRLNISLDTLDPLAFRRIARGGDLASVLAGMAQAHAAGMAIKVNMVPMRGQNLDQVMPMLEYCLAQGYELRFIELMRMGHLARDRNAFVQQFVGLEQLLALIGQAHAYEQAPRALDATALRYRIPGKGHFGVIANETVPFCRTCSRLRLSSTGWLHGCLSSSNRHFVGDLLDKPRHQALPALQRLLVKALADKQDQAFSGDVMVMKVIGG; translated from the coding sequence ATGATCGTCGACCGTCAAGGCAGGCGTTTTCGCAATTTGCGCGTCAGCCTGACTGCCGCCTGCAACTATGCCTGCACCTACTGCGTGCCAGATGGCAAGCGCCTGGTGGCGGCGCAGGACGAACTGTCGGCGGATGCGTTGGCGCGCGGCGTGGCCTACCTGGTTGAGGCTGCGGGTATCGAGCGGTTGCGTATCACCGGCGGCGAACCGCTGGTCAGCCCGCGCCTGGAGGCGTTCCTCGCGGCGGTTGGCAAGCTTGGGCTGGAAGACATCAGCCTGACCAGCAATGGCCAGTTGCTCTCACGCAAGTTGCCGCTGCTGCGCGATGCGGGGATTCGCCGGCTCAATATTTCCCTCGATACCCTCGACCCGCTGGCGTTTCGCCGCATCGCCCGTGGCGGTGACCTGGCCAGCGTACTGGCCGGCATGGCGCAGGCCCATGCTGCGGGCATGGCAATCAAGGTCAATATGGTGCCGATGCGCGGGCAGAACCTCGACCAGGTAATGCCGATGCTCGAGTACTGCCTGGCGCAGGGCTACGAGCTGCGCTTCATCGAACTGATGCGTATGGGGCATCTGGCGCGCGATCGCAACGCCTTTGTTCAACAGTTTGTCGGCCTCGAGCAGCTGTTGGCACTCATCGGCCAGGCGCATGCATACGAGCAGGCGCCGCGGGCACTGGATGCCACGGCCTTGCGCTATCGTATTCCCGGCAAGGGCCACTTTGGCGTGATCGCCAACGAGACTGTGCCGTTTTGTCGAACCTGCTCGCGCCTGCGGCTGTCTTCCACCGGCTGGTTGCATGGTTGCCTGTCGTCGAGCAACCGCCACTTTGTCGGCGATCTGCTCGACAAACCGCGTCACCAGGCACTGCCGGCCTTGCAACGGTTATTGGTGAAAGCCTTGGCAGACAAGCAGGACCAGGCGTTTTCCGGGGATGTGATGGTGATGAAGGTGATTGGCGGCTGA